A stretch of Cellulosilyticum sp. I15G10I2 DNA encodes these proteins:
- a CDS encoding ABC transporter substrate-binding protein, with protein MNKFKKALSLLLCGAVVLSLGVGCSKEKAETPVNQKEATTSNKQAASEEAIKITFLNSKGEIQEQLEKMAKMFNEDNPSVTVEIIPCGAGQSPTEMLTTLYASNNAPAIAMLDPADIATFKEKIGDLSGEKWVNDAMPGSLDALKVDEKLVGFPFAVEGWGLIYNRAVLSEAGVEIADINTRDALEDAFKKIEEKGKNGVVIASADWSLGAHLFTTAYSSQSDSTAEIKKFLDELASGSDEIKDNAVVNGLLDTFDIMKQYNIAKADPLTSVYETNPEIIGSGKVGFWFMGNWAWPQIKEFAGDNNEFGFIPVPISNNEGDYGNTHMPAATTKVLVVDASENTAEQQAAAKAFLNWIVYEEKGQKGLVEECSIIPAFTNISAVLNDPLGKSIQSYIKEGKTSNGVMLSNKHWGDIGAAMQKYLGDYASRDELFAEITTYWRSGDYK; from the coding sequence GTGAATAAGTTCAAAAAGGCATTGTCACTATTATTATGTGGAGCAGTAGTATTAAGTTTAGGCGTTGGATGCTCTAAAGAAAAGGCTGAAACACCTGTAAACCAAAAAGAAGCAACAACAAGTAATAAACAGGCTGCATCAGAAGAAGCAATTAAGATTACATTTTTAAACTCAAAAGGAGAAATCCAAGAACAACTAGAGAAGATGGCTAAAATGTTCAATGAGGATAATCCAAGTGTTACTGTAGAAATAATACCTTGTGGAGCTGGGCAGTCACCTACTGAAATGCTAACCACGCTCTATGCATCTAATAATGCACCAGCCATTGCGATGTTAGATCCAGCAGATATAGCTACCTTTAAGGAAAAAATAGGAGACTTATCAGGTGAAAAATGGGTAAACGATGCAATGCCTGGATCACTGGACGCACTAAAAGTTGATGAGAAATTAGTAGGTTTTCCGTTTGCCGTAGAAGGATGGGGGTTAATCTATAATAGAGCTGTATTAAGTGAAGCAGGTGTAGAAATCGCAGATATTAATACAAGAGATGCACTTGAAGATGCTTTTAAAAAGATTGAAGAGAAAGGTAAAAATGGGGTTGTTATTGCATCAGCAGACTGGTCTTTAGGGGCTCACCTTTTTACAACGGCGTACAGTAGTCAATCAGACAGCACAGCAGAAATTAAAAAATTTTTAGATGAGCTTGCAAGTGGAAGTGATGAAATCAAAGACAATGCAGTAGTTAATGGTTTGTTGGATACATTCGATATTATGAAACAATATAACATTGCTAAAGCTGATCCACTTACATCAGTATATGAAACTAATCCTGAAATCATTGGATCTGGAAAAGTTGGATTCTGGTTTATGGGTAACTGGGCATGGCCTCAAATTAAAGAATTTGCTGGGGATAATAATGAGTTTGGATTTATACCAGTACCTATTAGCAATAATGAAGGCGATTATGGTAATACACATATGCCAGCGGCAACAACTAAAGTGTTAGTTGTAGATGCTAGTGAAAACACAGCCGAACAACAAGCGGCCGCAAAAGCATTTTTAAATTGGATTGTTTATGAAGAAAAGGGACAAAAGGGGCTTGTTGAGGAGTGTTCTATTATTCCTGCATTCACAAATATTTCTGCAGTACTCAATGATCCACTAGGCAAATCAATTCAATCATATATTAAAGAAGGTAAAACATCTAATGGGGTGATGTTATCTAATAAACACTGGGGAGATATAGGCGCGGCAATGCAAAAATATTTAGGTGATTATGCATCAAGAGATGAGTTATTTGCAGAAA